aaatttatgactgCGTCTTGGAAGGACGGCCGCTGATTTAAAGAGCCtagtgagaggacgggttgttttccTAGCGGTTACTTACGCATACGATACCTATGAATAAACTCTGGCTTCCTGGTTGCCTGACAGCCCTTTAGCTCTGCTAAACTCTCCGTTGCCTGACAGCTGGGCGGGCAACActtcgtattcgtagtcctgaggttccgggttcgatctccagtggaggcggagaaaatgggcaaaatgtttctttcatcctgatgcccctgttacctagcagtaaataggtaggtacctgggagttagacagctgctacgagctgcttcctggggggggggggtcgaggaccgggccgcggggacactaagccccgaaatcatctcaagataaccccaagataacttcctgtgccccgacacaatgaattattattacgaTTAATGCTGGAATCATTTATTTAAATTCAACACGACACATACTGACGGATAGTACAGAGAATGAAGTGCTTAGAATAAAATTATACTTCTGCAAGAAAGTATTTTGCAGCAACAGAAAAAGTTACTAGCTTGACTGATAGcgtaaggaggaaggaggaacaaATTAAGAATTTAGTAAAAGGAAATGAGACATGGAAATAAGACAGGCCTTTCTCCTTGTCTCATTGAAATatctgtcttcccttcatcctatactgctgtacCAGTCTTTGCACTCTTGTtctaatcctcataattttacaTTTGGCTGGattaaactctagcagccatttatcAGGCCCCTTCTGGAGTATCCAAATCCGTTTTCACTGCATCACAGTCTATTCCTGCACCgactcttctcattagttttgcatcatctgcaaacatttatATGAAGGAACCAATTTTCTCTGTCAAGTCACTTCCTCATGTTAGTGTGGCAACAATACTAGGAGTAATTTTGTTGTTCCAAGTTCTTAGAGGTTCTATTGCAGGAAATTAAATGTTCTGTTAATTCCACATAACTTATCCCTTAGAATTCCACATTCTAAAAGGTTCTCCAATAATCCTATGTGCACTATTTGCACTTTATACTTGTTCCCAAAGATTTACAGGAATCACTAAGAACAGCTGAAGTAATCAGCAAAATGATGACCAAGTCAGGTATAGGGTGGAATACAAGCCGTCTAGAATGTAGCGTCGTCAGTTTATCTTCAATAATGATTCAGTGACAGATGCTGTGGATATACCGCGAATCTTCTCCAATGCCATCGACAATCACCAGCAGACGATGCAACTCTCTCTTCAGACACTACAGCCAAGCTACAGAGCAGACAACAATTCCAGTTATACTCGAGCTACCCGCTCTCATCTCGCATTCCAGTTCTCCGATCCCGCCGGCATTCAAGGTCTCTAGCTCCCTCCTCGCTCAAGTTCTCGGCCCCAGGCCTCGCACAGATATCCTCGTCTGAGCTATCACGTCACGTCATTACATTTCCAACATCCAAATGCTGTAATCTAGACTAAATTAAATAAGGGGAATAAACCATGCTTTTTGAACATCACCCAAATTCGTATATGTTAGAATGAGTCCTAGAAACTACCCTGGTGGTACTTCATTCGTAACCTCTTTCCAATCTGATGTCTCTACTCACAATGTAACCTTTTTGCTTCCAGAGATTCTCTCTAACCCACCTTTGGACTCTTTCAGATACACCAACTTGCTTTCCTAGTTTCAATAATAGTCTTTGTTGCAGGACCGTATCGAATACCTTCTGACCGTCGatgaatatgcagtctacccatcaCACACTCTTATGATTTATGTCATCTTGTAGAACTCCAGAAAGTGTGCCACACAGGATTTTTCCTTTAGTAAAACCGTGCTGGCGCACTGCGACAAATTTGATCTGTTCTAAATGTTTATCTCTCTAGCAACTAACTTCAGGGGATTCTTGTtagtgatactggtctgtagtttaATGGGTTCTGTCTTCCTTCTTTCTTGCAGATTGGAACCTCATTAGTCATTTTCCAGCAGCCGTGTATGTGTTTTACTAATCAACCgttattcattgtgtcgggggacatgcAGCCAGTGTTCATACAAGTTAGGCTGATATAGAGGTCCTCCCCCACCCTTGCCaatgtcgaattactgaccccacaaccatctgactaactcctgagtacccatttactgctaggtgaacagagcattaggtgataggaaatgtgtcCAACCATTTTTGCTTCGCCTGGGATTCTAAACCTGAATTCTCgattatgcaacccgtcctcataaacacacgtCCAATCTATGCACCCGCCAAATCCTGTTTTTTAACGAAAACGGCTCACAACttgatgcaacccgtcctcgactgaagtccattccatccaccggtcgaccccacagacgcattcataaattttaacatggtgtttattcaaaacgggacttttctcaaatataaattaatattataatatattagcatattgtgcatatatataggcataggttaggtgtttagattctgttggcgattatttgtagtacgtgagtgaagcatttacagcgttgtggttcgaacgaaATTCGTCATtgaagcacttgtttcggaagtgttcgaacgtcatcagttgtgtgtaaaccgtttttcattcataaacagggggtttggcgggcgcATGgagtcacttttggatctttgtttggaggacgggctgtttcgctgacgacttttatttgaaccacaatgctgtaaatgcagcCCCtcttcataaacaaaggccaaaattGGTTCCGTGCATccgccaaactccctgtttatgaatgaaaaacggtttgcacacgactcacaactgatgacgttcaaacacttccggaacaagtgcttcactgacgaattttgttcggacCTCAACGCTgttaatgcttcacccacgtaccacaaatacaaatagtcgccaacagaacctaaacacctaacctaaccaatatgtaaatatgcacagtatatttttttattttatttatatatacaagagttcttacattcttgtaaagtcacttacACCAATAGAGCTTCGGGGAGGTCCTTAATTCTAATTTTTTtccagaatacgacccgccaaatcgtttaacaaccaagtacccaatgactgctgggtgaatgaagattgatgattgatgaagattaagccatccaaaagatggcacgggcatgaatagcccgtaagtggtggctcttttgagccattaccagtatcgagagctgttactggagatctgtggaggtgcgaatgcaccctgcatgacgggagatgtctcccttgtgaatgtgttaagatgaagatgaagccacccaaaaggtggcacgggcatgaatagcccgtaagtggtggcccttttgagccatcactagtatcaatagatgatactagagatctgtggaggtgcgactccaccctgcgtgacgggagatgtctaccGTCGGGTGAATGAACAGATGCgtatagttaaggattggcgcccagtcaattctCCCCGCCCAGAATACGAAGCCAGGCCAAAGAGCTCGGGAAGCGCTAGGgtagtgctttaccactgcgccacggggactacaTGTGCAtgtctaatatataacaatattaatttttatttgagaaaattcctattttgaatgaacagcacttAAAATTGTTGACTGCGTCTTTGGGTTTGACCTCTGGATGGAATGGACGtggtctgaggacaggttggattgTACGAACCCTACTACTACCGGGACCCCAAATTTACTATTTACTTACATTAAAATTaattatttgtgcctgcaaggtCGAGCTGATAGCTccagaccccgcctttctagccgttgCTAATATTGCTTTTTATTTTGCTATgcctaataataaataaattattttatatgtAATGTGAATTTTATAACAGTGAACGCTATATAatattaccgtatatataatataaattaagCAGGTGGGAGGTTTGGCGACAGTGTAGCTGGAATGACTCCCATATGTAGCGGTTTTCCCATAGAGTTGGCAGCACTGACTCTCTCTCCTCCGCGTCGACTCCTACCATTTTACCGAATTTGTTTAAATTAAAGTAGAGCCTTTCAGACAATAATATGTACAATTATAAAGTGTCTAGAAATCGTATTTACATATTTTAATGTTAAATATATCATATTAAAGGCTAAAGATCATTAGTAGACGAGTAGGATAATATCGGAGCTTGAGTGCACATCAGTCAGAAACCTGCGGGTGCGCAAAGAGGTCGTGTACGCCGTCTCCTCCATACCGGCCCAAATGTTTCTTAAAAAGAGATAACTAGTCGCCCAGAAGGTGAGCCATTGCTATATTATTACCCCGAGGATGAGTGTAGGTGCAGCAAGGGGCGCGTGGAGGTAAGTTGTAGGGTAGTAAATGTGTTGAGGTGTTGGGGTTTCCCGTGAGGGTGATGACGCAGCTGTGAGGAGCAGCTTCCGCCTCCCCCCCAGTGGCCACTCCACGCTCTTCCCGTCATTGTTTGTCTGCTCCGCGccctcacctctctccccccGCTGCCGCCCCCATGGTTACTGCTCCAGTGTGGGTATAGATGGTTGTGGAGCGTTGGAGCGGCCCGGGTAAGTTGAGGGGTGAAGTGTGTTAAGGCGAGTTAAAGTTATATGTGGGTGAGGCGTGCGGGAGGTGAAGCACCGGTTGGGGCAGGCGCGCGCTCCTCCCCCGGGCCTTTGTTGTTGGACCCACGCCACACTCCCCGACCCACGCtacacctccacccacctcccCCCACGCCCACCTCCTCTCTCCCCACGCCCACCTCTCACGCCCACCTCCCCACGCCCACTACCGCCCCCCCGGAGCCTGGTCCCCGCCCGCCCTGAAGAAGCAGGGCGTGGGTGGCCATACTTGTCAGTGCTGGCCAAAGTTGCACCGTTATATTGATTTTTGCACAGGTATCTTTTGTGGCAATGTCGCAAGCTGCTGCTTGAATGAGTGGAATCTGTTTCAGGTCTCTTTGAGTAAGTTTGTGATGTGAAATACCCGAGGCTTGGTAAGTTGTCTTCACTTGTTTAGCTAGAATAATTCTACTAAAGCTTCTTATTTATTTTTcagaattatatataataattatataaaatttgaTTCTGGAAAGAAATCTTCAGGAAATGCATGAAAATTTTGTATCATGAAGATAAGCCTCAAATTTGGGTTAGAAGCTTAAAGAAACCTgtgtaaatccccccccccccccaataaagACTATATTTTAGCTATCATTTGTGGGGTCAAACGCACAGGTAATGCTCGACTACCAAATATAATAGTAGTGATTTAGACAGTAATAGTGAGATAGGAAGAGAGATGTCAGTGCATCACACTCCTAGAGAGTATATGTAAAAACTGAACAAAAAGATTTTTAAGTGAGGGTTTGGATATAGAGTAGCAATAACATTACTCAACATGGGCCATTCAAAACCTCTCAAATAATGTGAAATCACAATATTAGCAAACTCACTTAAATTTTTTTGAGGGAGGTTGAATGTGTTGCTTTATACTGTATGAAAATGGTATggcacctggggggggggttataaaaATATGCAATGCCCTTATGTAGGGCAGAGGTTGTTGCTTGTTAATTCATTAGAAGTTGCCATTTATGTGGTTTGTAGGGCATAATTTACTGTTCAAAGGTAATTAAATGTATTTGTAGAAAAACCACAAAGTGGGACACATTAAAAACTGAATTATGGATGAGTAAATctaatagctatatatatatatataaaaatgtatataaattgtTTCCCATCAATGGACAAATTAGATGAAACAGCTGCACTGTATGAAAGAGCATTAACCATTAAAATGTGTCATACATTGATGATTCCATACATTGTTGCTTCCAGTTGTCCTAGTTTTCATAAAAATGATGTAATATGGCTGTAATGTCTTATTTGGATACAGCGGAGTTAACCATACCCATGTAACAAAAATTCTGGAATGTTTAATTGCTTACTACAGTATATGAGTGTATCATGTACTAGCATCATGCAGTTATCAAATCACAATTTAGTTTCTCGCTGATGCTTGAATCTAATTCTGGATGGCGTTTGTGATGGAttgtggtatcgcagctatactgaaccaagatggtatggctctccctcacataaataataaaaaaaaatgttgctATTGGCCCTTGCAGTGTGTAAATTGCAGGTGGAaaaatgaaaatcatcaaataaataattaaaacaatttaccgaaatattaatgaacaaaaatgGCACCTGAAAACACTGCAAAGGTGGACAAGATATGAAAATTTATACAAAAACTAAGAAATTCAACGAATACAAAGCATGAAGATAAACTGGTGTACTGAAGActgctaccataccaccatggcatcagacaCACGGTGTTGACTGAAGGCAGATGACAGGTGAGAGAGACCAAGGTGCTCCAAGAGCACTAAGAgagagactggctctccagggaggtggtgccctttatatagtccggtGGTGATGACTCATCCGATGTCAACacaaggtggacatctggtcaactagcaaactgctcgtttgtgactggcggtgcctttgtgttgagctgcaccactgctagttgaaggcggctaactgcttgtttgtgaagGCAAGCTACTGGTTAGCAGAGGCGCCCAGCTTGCCTCTTGAGTCATACCAGGCtttgccaggccctggggggtacggagaggtggcaggactgatgaccaaTCTGGGCTGGTTTAGAGGTAGACTTCCAGTGCAAAGGCATTGAAGGTgaggggaaaaggcagttccactgctatgcaggggattcacaaGACACGTTACGAGACTAGTACTATTGAAGTGGGTTGCAAGACTCCATCTGAGTTCTTCACTTTTGTAAAGCCTGGCACGCATATTGTTTCaggcaggttcttaatcctaattttttcccCGGAATATGACCTGCCAaactgtttaacaaccaggtataatttatatataatataggtgTGCATATACCTATTCTCCTGTGTGTAATAATGGGTGTACGTAGGCCTATCACTTTGTAGGATTTTGCTGTTTTCTGGCCACCTTTGCTTGACACCTTGCctatttgaatatggcagaagggcTTTAGTGTCAATGAAGGAAATATGTAGATTGCCAGATTAGCTGTGCATGTCGAGCCTTTCTCAAGATtgggggcttggggagtagaactcgacTCCATCAAGGTATGTTCTTGGTCCGACTCATTGAGGTGGGGTTTCACTGTGGTTGGGCCTCTCAGGTAAACCTTTTTAAGATCGTGATCCAGTTTATTGCGAGAAGCCTCAGAACAACACCTAGGCAGGGGAATTCTTATAAGATCCATCATTTAATTTGTTTAAGTCTTTACATATGATATAATTATCCACGAGTGTTTCTCCATATACCTAGTCATATAACATTGTCTCGTACTAAATTTTTTTTATCTTACTATGTGAACCTAACTCATTTAATACTTAAGGGACTGAATTCTGAGAGGTTAGAAATGAGGGTGAAGTCTAGTCAGATACTCTTGGTAATGTCCATCATATGATAGTTTAACCCCTGGGCAGTGCTTGTGTGATTATTGCCTGCAACACCGCCAGATGCaagattttttttcttttaagaTTGTTAAAATGTTTTTCATGATCAtggggaaaataataataaaatcgtaGGCGACACATTTTTGCTGcaatagggcgaggaagtctggcaaaattgagGTGCTGACAGTAAGCGTCCTGTGCTGGTTTCCACACGTGCTGTCagacgggagttgccacaaagatattgcctaactatttcaatgtctgatttttcACTATTTTTGCAGTGATATTGTTCAATAATGTGTAGTGtgctatatttatataataaaatgtgtggtgtgcatattagtgattcaattatgattataaaacaataaaccaatagttttgctattattacactatatacacatgcaCATTATATatgagtatctgcatgttttgttcacaaaGTCATGTCATGTGCATCTACCATTCTGAGTGCCAGGTTCCTGTGACATTGAGTACTTCAGTATTCAGAATGCTGAGAAAAAATATGGCATCAAATAATATTGCTTGGGTTGCATATGATAATTTAGTATCAAATAAGAAGCAGTAAATATTTATTTTGGGGTTTTTAATTAATGTACTGTATAATGGTAGAATTAAGATTTGTCCTGTTGTACAACAAAACTTCAAGGTTCCATTCTAAATATTTATCTTTTCTGAATTTCAGCAGCCATGGAGGAGCTACTGTCGTTAAAGTGGAACAACCATCGCACCACTTTCATTCATATTTTGGGGGTTCTCAGGGATAAGGTAAATAAATGTTATTGTTGGTCTAATAAAATATTATGTATGGTTTTTTCATGGTTTTTGTAATTGTTATTTATATACTATTTATTTGTtttgtgttttatatatgtatgtatattttttaTTGTGAAATTAATATCTGGAACTTTATGAAATTTATTTGAAATCAGTTCTTTTTATCTCTTAACAGAAAAATCTTTCTTTTCCAGCAAGCGTATACGGATGTCACTCTGGCATGTGATGGCAAATTCTACAGTGTGCACAAGTTGGTGCTTTCAACGTGTAGTGATTACTTCTGTGCCATGTTTGACAAGACTGCTTGCAAGAGCCCTGTTATAGTGTTAAAAGATATTAAGTGTGAGGACCTAGAGGCCTTGCTAGATTATATGTACCTTGGTGAAGTGAATGTGCGACAAAGTGACTTAGCTTCTTTAATTAAGGCAGCAGAAAATTTGAGAATTAAAGGCCTTGCAGTACCTGATGATGAACCTCCAAATAAGGGCATGGGGGTAGCACCTCCACGGACAGAACCTGTTAGGAGAGATGGAGGAAGTGGTAGTCCACCAACAAAGAGAAAACGAAGAGATGAAGGCGAAGATGGCAGGGAAGATGTTAGACCGCCTCCGGCTCCACCTTCATCAGGTGGCTTGCATACACCCCCACCTGCATCTAGACCAAAGAGCCCTGTTAGCCAGCGGCTGAGCCCTTCACCTCATAGAACCTCTCAGGAGTCACCTGTAGCTGAAGACCGCACTAGCCGTCCCCTTTCTTCTCCAGCAGAACCCCCTCCAGCATCACGGGCATCTTCACAACCCCCTGCTCAGTCTGCATCTTCTCAACCCCCTATTAATCAGTACACCGATGACACTCCATCTTTTGTAAAGGTGGAGATGGAGGAAGAGCGTCCTGATGATATGCATGGGGATTCGTATGATTTAAGTGCAGATGGCTATAAAGAAGAAGGGGATGATTCGGGGAGTGGAATGAACAATGATTTACCCGAGTTCCTACAAGCAGCTGCCTCTGGAGCCTTAGGCAGTGGTGCTGCATCTTATGCCCATCACTCCTTTGCTGGCCCTTCTGGCTATCAGCCGGTAAGTCTAGTttagtttttatatttttttaatgttgAATATGGGTGTTGTGTGCATAGTTATTTAATGTATGGTTTTATcagtgtaaatatttattgtgttAACTCTTGTTTCATGATAGGGGgatctggctggctggcagggtgATGGCTCATCTTTAGGGTTTCCAGCTCATCTAAACTTCAGCACCTCAGACAGTTCTAGTCAACAGAATGCACCCGGGGTAAGTGTTATACTAGTCACAGTCTATTCTCATGACCACCCACCAGCCAGTAGTATATTATGATTAATGCAGTTGGAAGTGAAAGTATTATTTGAAAATAAGTTGCAGGTTTGCTGTATGATGCTTGAATTTGATGCTTGTGATTTAATTTTATCATTATGAATCTACAGAGGACTAAGTGTAAGGTATCTAGTATGTTCAGTTATCAAGAttagtacagtatttataattGGCATTTAAATCTTTGTTATATGAGTGGAGTTTTTACGCTATTCCTGTAGCTCTTGGTACACTGGTGCCTCAAATTTTGTTAATGACACATTGGGTTAAACCCATATTAATATGCATTGGGCATTAATTCCTACATTTGGTACCTGTGGGTAATTTTACCTAAGTTTGCAAGTGATTTTTTTTAGAAGAGCTCTTACCTACTGCTCTAAAACTTTTATTCCTCTCTTATGGCAGAGATTCATATTTGAATTATGCTTGAAATACGTAAAAAATTAGAATGTTAACTGAATAATGTACACTGCAAGAGATGAGCACTGACAAATGATGAATTTTGAGTTTAATAGCTTTCACAATGAACCTATTAGAAATTTTGTCTAGACTTAACACTTAACTTCGGTTTACTTGTGTTAACATAAAGTAACGTTGTTACTTGCTAAATGCCATAAAAGTTACTCGGAAATGACTATAATAGATTTTCATATGAAAATATAGCTATTAAATGGACAAAAGGTTTATACAGTAGTAGCAAGTAAAAGATTTATGCTGAGGTTGGAGATGGACTTCCTACCTGCCATTTCAATGATGGGACAATTGGTATTTAAGTTTGACAAATGTTAGACCTGAACATGTCATGATATAGGTGACCATGAAAATCATGAAAGATTAGATTTGCGTGTGTAGTTTGTATTTTAAGTGTTTTAGGAATTCACAGTCCTCCAAGGTTGAATGATTGTCATGGTGCAGCAAAGTATAGCCTATTGGCAttagtaataatataattatatattgtcACAAGGTTGCTGATCATGATATTTACTGGCTGTGTGTGGTTCATGACAGATGTTTCCTCACCAATCGAGACACTAGAGACCAGACATATCAGTAGAAATATTTTTGGATATAAATTATATATCACATGCTTTCTTTTAAGGGTATATGCAAAATGAGTGCTTGTTATTAGGCACACAGCAAGGTACTGCTTGTTGAAGGTTGCATTATAGGACTGGGATGTTGGGAATCTCCACGGAACTGTTAGTTTTAAGACATAGCTGAAAGAAGACAGATGAGGGTAAGTGGTTTGATTCTGTGAATTGTCTGGCTTCTAGTGCCATGACAAAATATGAAACTTAAATATGGATAGTCCAATGAGCAATGTGCTAATCTTCTTGGTGAGGCTTCATCTTAAAGAGATCAGTAATCTCATTAAAGTTTATAATAAAATCTGTATTAAACACAGCTCCCTTTATAATCATGTGACAATTTTTATGTGGCTaagtgttattcccagattgaatAATGTTATATTATCAATTCTCTTGAAATCTAAGATAGTCACTGTACTCTTGCAGTTGAAAGTGGTTGTTTACACATGTGCTTTTGTGtttttgttgatttttttttaacgACATAAGGATAATTTGGATTGCTTTGGGCATGACAACTATGTAGTTGAAATTAATCTTCTTCCTTCTTACTAGAATCCATATATCACTGCAgttcatattatttataacaagctGATTTGAAAGAATTAAGAAAACTTGAACACTACTGTACTTTCTTGCATTAGCTATTTTAACAAGTATTTTGTTGGGTTATCGTTGTTCTATCCAAATCTTTCAGTAGCATGAATTTTGCTACGAGTTATTGAATTTTTGTGGCTCTGGTAATTTTTACTTCATAATAAAGTATTGTCAAATTGGGCATTAAGTGACAGCTTCAGGTTCGGTACATAAGTTATTAAACAAAAATAGTGTCTAGTTGTTCTAGAGGCATAATGTAAAGGTTACCTTAATTTCGTAATTGAGGAATGGGTTAAAAATTTGAATAATAGGCTGCCTAGTGGGTTGTCTTGTTAATTGAATTGTGTAGGATAAATTTTCTGAATTGGTTTATAGAAGTATTCCTgactagttttttttttattttatgaagTATAGATCGTAGCTTATTTGTTTCCGATAATGATATGGAACGTTTTCACATGACAAAGTTGGGTTTTtagtatttttttaattttaataatGTTTAGCTAAATGCTTTTTGTAATGTGCTTGAATACTAACTATAGTTTGATTAAAGTCATTTTGGGTTTGTCTTGCTACCCGGTAATGTGCTAGCTACAGGGCTTTGTTTTATATGCACATTTAGTTAATAGGCAAACTTTTGAAAGGGCAGGTATTGTATCATGTATACGAGGGAGCTGTGATCTTTCATGATTCAACTACGATGCTCATAACAGTTTACTGATCTCAATATTTTAGTCACAGATAATGTGTTGTGTCCAGAGCTATGCCATTGCGATTGAATTAAGTGAGCTGTTAACTATTGAAATAGCATTTGTGTAAATAAACTATGCCAGGCACAACACTTTATTATGTTTATACTGTATTTGTAGAATaatgtgtgtatgcatgtgtgtgtacataGGAATGTTGGATATATAATCaaactaaatatttatatatatgtatatatatatatatttgtgagtgtgtgtttgtttgtgtgtgtgtaaactgtgTTTTACCCCAGTTAGTGTCATTTCGATTTTCCATCATCAGAAACAAAATTTAACACCAGAAAGGCAGTGTGTCCTATAACCCCCACCCCAATATAAGATAAAGAAAACTCTGTGGAAGCCTTTGGCACTTAAAGAAAATGAAGTACAGTGTATAAGGGCTAACTTAAATAATGTCAACAAACACTAATTATACTGTACTAAAAAATTAACTTTTTGTTTACTGAAAATAGTAGcataaaatacagtactgtatattaaaaTTATAATGCAATACTGAATAATATAATACAACTTACGGCTATGTAGACAAATAATCAAGTGAATGTAGCTGCTCGAGAAAAATGAATCTCTCCAGCTAATCGTGGACATAAACAAGGAAGTTCTAAACTTGATATTATTAGTAAAAATTCCCTCGGAGAAGAAGGAATGGGAGGTAAAATACCTATAACATGTAGTAATTCTAATAAGAGGCCAAAGAAACAAAGGAAGACAATATAGTTAGAAACAAAGCTAAAAGTGCTAGGTAGGTATGACAAGTGAGTGAGCAAAAAATGACTAGCTAATATCTTTTCCCATTACTTTATGAATTTAACTTACTTAACATAAAAGGACAATGAGGTTTTTGGTTTCATTTACTGGCATATCATTTTCTACTTAAGGGTTTTCAGGAAACTAATCCTGAACTTAAAGttcacctgtatatatatatataatattatatactatatttactgtatgtgtatatatatataatatatgggtgtatgtatgtatatgtatacacatgtatatatgtgtgtgtatatgtatgtacacaccagaaggaatacagaattttatgaacatgtttgtagatgatgctaagatactggggaagataggcaacgcagatgattgtaatgcccttcaagttGATTTAGATAAAATAGGTGCTTGGAATGacatgtggcaaatggaattcaatgtgaataaatgccgtgttatggaatgtggaatctgaGAAAATAGATCTCGCAACTTACAAATTGTGGTAAGGAATTAAAAAACTGTAATAAAGAACGAGATCTTGGGGATGGTTTTAGATAGTAAACTagtcaccagaggcacacacacaaAGATCATTGTAAGAGGAAAGTATGCATTGCTTTCCATCTCCAGACTTACTTTTAACTACAgggatggtgaaatattaaaaCTTCATGACTTGTGAGatcaaattggaatatgcagcagttgtaaggtgcccaaatctcaagaagcaaatcaataaactggaaaaggtgcaaaggcttgctataaaatggcttccagaactga
The DNA window shown above is from Procambarus clarkii isolate CNS0578487 chromosome 82, FALCON_Pclarkii_2.0, whole genome shotgun sequence and carries:
- the LOC123764388 gene encoding longitudinals lacking protein, isoforms H/M/V isoform X7, with the protein product MVVERWSGPAAMEELLSLKWNNHRTTFIHILGVLRDKQAYTDVTLACDGKFYSVHKLVLSTCSDYFCAMFDKTACKSPVIVLKDIKCEDLEALLDYMYLGEVNVRQSDLASLIKAAENLRIKGLAVPDDEPPNKGMGVAPPRTEPVRRDGGSGSPPTKRKRRDEGEDGREDVRPPPAPPSSGGLHTPPPASRPKSPVSQRLSPSPHRTSQESPVAEDRTSRPLSSPAEPPPASRASSQPPAQSASSQPPINQYTDDTPSFVKVEMEEERPDDMHGDSYDLSADGYKEEGDDSGSGMNNDLPEFLQAAASGALGSGAASYAHHSFAGPSGYQPGDLAGWQGDGSSLGFPAHLNFSTSDSSSQQNAPGASGELATGVRVIPHGQLDQGGLHRSFDVAVSTPIVGLECPVCGKRFQGRNRRQNLEHHLVTHTGERRYPCPLCPHRAAHKWHLKTHLLRRHAQHPALSQLAGTTAQPPDNIQSHVEAHSQQAQV
- the LOC123764388 gene encoding longitudinals lacking protein, isoforms H/M/V isoform X18, giving the protein MVVERWSGPAAMEELLSLKWNNHRTTFIHILGVLRDKQAYTDVTLACDGKFYSVHKLVLSTCSDYFCAMFDKTACKSPVIVLKDIKCEDLEALLDYMYLGEVNVRQSDLASLIKAAENLRIKGLAVPDDEPPNKGMGVAPPRTEPVRRDGGSGSPPTKRKRRDEGEDGREDVRPPPAPPSSGGLHTPPPASRPKSPVSQRLSPSPHRTSQESPVAEDRTSRPLSSPAEPPPASRASSQPPAQSASSQPPINQYTDDTPSFVKVEMEEERPDDMHGDSYDLSADGYKEEGDDSGSGMNNDLPEFLQAAASGALGSGAASYAHHSFAGPSGYQPGDLAGWQGDGSSLGFPAHLNFSTSDSSSQQNAPGGNGSVMCPLCRKRFQGPNRQYVLTRHLSTTHAVEKPYHCPHCPYRAARRDHVSRHVRMVHTPRLHALAAAATLATLPHHLQEEVQPHHLLEVHHHLVPEEVQQHTD
- the LOC123764388 gene encoding longitudinals lacking protein, isoforms H/M/V isoform X6 is translated as MVVERWSGPAAMEELLSLKWNNHRTTFIHILGVLRDKQAYTDVTLACDGKFYSVHKLVLSTCSDYFCAMFDKTACKSPVIVLKDIKCEDLEALLDYMYLGEVNVRQSDLASLIKAAENLRIKGLAVPDDEPPNKGMGVAPPRTEPVRRDGGSGSPPTKRKRRDEGEDGREDVRPPPAPPSSGGLHTPPPASRPKSPVSQRLSPSPHRTSQESPVAEDRTSRPLSSPAEPPPASRASSQPPAQSASSQPPINQYTDDTPSFVKVEMEEERPDDMHGDSYDLSADGYKEEGDDSGSGMNNDLPEFLQAAASGALGSGAASYAHHSFAGPSGYQPGDLAGWQGDGSSLGFPAHLNFSTSDSSSQQNAPGASVGGATVLSPSLGRTLGLASVEGGAICPVCGKAFKGDKYKFRLSRHLIIHTGEKPFPCPHCPYRANIRTNLTRHIAIQHTSAGLTMSSSVSHASTFNLPTSVAHSRIPTINNLLFTSGGRHPFKDMEQKDSAL
- the LOC123764388 gene encoding longitudinals lacking protein, isoforms H/M/V isoform X24, with the translated sequence MVVERWSGPAAMEELLSLKWNNHRTTFIHILGVLRDKQAYTDVTLACDGKFYSVHKLVLSTCSDYFCAMFDKTACKSPVIVLKDIKCEDLEALLDYMYLGEVNVRQSDLASLIKAAENLRIKGLAVPDDEPPNKGMGVAPPRTEPVRRDGGSGSPPTKRKRRDEGEDGREDVRPPPAPPSSGGLHTPPPASRPKSPVSQRLSPSPHRTSQESPVAEDRTSRPLSSPAEPPPASRASSQPPAQSASSQPPINQYTDDTPSFVKVEMEEERPDDMHGDSYDLSADGYKEEGDDSGSGMNNDLPEFLQAAASGALGSGAASYAHHSFAGPSGYQPGDLAGWQGDGSSLGFPAHLNFSTSDSSSQQNAPGGNGVVEVGVMGNESLSYSRVDGKALGKRHLCPHCGKSFAYPKDLRRHTLIHTGEKPFECPYCSHRTNHKSNLKMHILCIHEKI